CAAGTTATGAACTCATTAAATATACCACGCGGTGTACGTCGTGTGCTCTTCCGTACATTAAATACCGACAGGTATCTATCTAACGTATGCTGTGATGTACACCAAAGTCACACCCAATATGTATTTATACCTGCGTTATTTAATACATGTATTTGTGTGTATTTAATACATGATGACTGATTTGGTTAATTTTTGGTATGTACATAGCATTTTTTATTTCCATTATTGAACTAGTGCACATAATGGCTTGGGTCTCCTATCAAATGAACAAGTCTCTCTTGTTTGGTATTGTACGATCTTTATGATAAAGGGGCTATCCAGTAGGGGCATATGCTTGATTAGAACTGGACTTGTTTCTACCTCGATCATCAAAGCAACCAATTTCTTTTTGACTGTCTCCAAAAATCATAAAAGTGGAACTAAAACTTCTTAAATTATAGGAGGCTTATGTTTCAGAAGGAGTTCGACACAAGCTATGTCGGATTCATGGTGGATGGAGCAACTTGGCTTGTGGAGAACACGGACATCAAACTTGTTGGTATGGTGTTAAATATAGATTTGGGGCTTTATCACCAAGGatcctttttttattattcttatttttatatttttttacatacaTTACAAGCAAGGAGATATCATGTCCTAATTTTAGTTGCAGCAGGCATTTGTGTACCACAGTTAATGGCAATGGTGAACTTAACCTGCTCTAATCTTATGTATTCAAGAGGCATCTGAATTCTAAGGATATACCAAGTGGATACTGCCTACGAGAATTTTAGGATACAAATTAGTTGTACAAGATTACTATCTTGATATTTGCCTTTATGCTGTACCAATTGGCATCTTCAGTGCATTTTTAGAGCTTTGTCTCAATTGAGGCTACTCTTTTCAAACATGTAtgattttttactttttttttgcaTAAATGCCATTACAGTGACACATCTTTCTATGATGCCATGTAGGAATTGACTATCTATCTGTTGCTGCATTTGATCACTTGATCCCATCTCACCTGGTTTTTCTAGAAGGCAGGGTAAGAGAAGTTCTGTCTTATTAATGTTTCAGCAATGACATGTGTTAGTTTTACTATTAGTTTATTGCCCCATCTTAGTTCTTTACAGCTTATCAGGTATCAGTAATTGGCTGTACTCAGATTGAACCTACAATGTGGATGTAgcaattgaattttttatttttattttttaattttttcattatggCCGAAGTATACTTTCCTGAATTTTAACTTCTGTCATTGCCTCCACAACAATTCCAATTAACTGTTGATCCGAACTTTCGTCAAGCATTGTTATGAGATACTAATTTTTTGCTCCAGACATGTTTCACTGGTTAATTTGAAAGACTGCTCAGTGTTGTGATCAGATTAGTTTGTGCATTTGGCATTTCCCTGTATGAACAAAGATCAATATTCTTTATCTTTTGGTGGAACAAGAACTAACagtttaaactttaaattgCCTTAGGAAATCATTCTGGTGGAAGGCCTGAAACTTGATGATGTCCCTGCTGGAATATATTCACTGCATTGCTTACCACTTAGGTTGGCTGGTGCTGAGGGATCACCAATACGGTGCATTCTGATCAAATAATATGGTACATTTGAATTTGAGATGATGAAACCTGTTTATTGAATTCTAACGAAAGAATTGCATTCTTCTCATAGCTTCTGAGTCAATGGCTGATTCATGGTCAAAACTGCTGCAGGAAACAGTGCATACTGCATACCCAAATGCCAGGAGATGTTGATCATCTTTGGTGTATGTTTGGAGTACGATGGGTGCAGCAACTTTAGTAGCATTACATCAGTTGTAGTTTTCTTAGACATGAGTAGGTTCAAAATGCAATAAAAGCTCAGAAATGTCTATATTGAGAAAAATAGTATTAACGATTTGTGTCAAGGTGTTACAATCTTATTTGGCTTTAATATATAGAAACATGCAATGGCAATCCTTGTACAGTTCCGCTGGAGATCTTGATACCAAATAATTGGTGGCCAATGCTTAGTGGTGAGGTGAAACAATGTTAAATTTTATAGAAGTACATTATTATGatctccccccccccccccccccccttcccTTTTCTCTCGTATGATTGGTGTGACCAGACAATTACCTAGAACACAGTGCTAGCTTTGtgttgttatttatttattttgtaaaaagTTTCTTGCAACCATTAAACCTTACACTAATCTCTTTCAATGGCATTATTGTTCTTCTTGGGAGTAAGATGGTTCCTTTTTATACTTCTGAATCCGATAGAAACCATTAATTTTATGCAGAATTAACGGTAGAATGTATTCCGTTGGTTACATGACATCTTGATCTTGTCATGGACACCAAGTTTTACGTACCTGATATTAGAGCTAAGGAATTTTAAAAGAAAGTCAGTTTATAGTTTAACAtggaaaatatttatttattttttttaaatttagatcTACTTTGTTTTTATTATCTATAAGTATCGTATGATTATTTCTATAAATGaaatgtttttttttctgtcaaataaaataaaccgaATTCAAATTCGCTAACTCATGGTTAGACTTGCAAGTTTGATCGAGTCTATTTAAAAACGAGCTTGAAATCAAGTCAATTTGATTCTACTATTTAAAAACGTAAAATTATATGATTCTACGGATTAATTTGAGAGTTTGACAATCATGCTAATATTTAGATATAAAATACCAGAAAGGAACTCAGTATTTGGAATCATTGGTGTGCTAATTGTATATAATCTCGGTTGGGTTTCTCATTATTTCCCAATTGGATGAGTTTCAAGTGACGATGAGGATAGAAGGCTTGGTTACAAAATATTACCAACAAAATCCATGATTCCAAATAAGTTGTTACCCCACCTCTTGggaaaaaaaatggaaagaatTGTAATAGTTGGGAAATGATCTTGGAGATGAAATTAATTAGTTCTAAATTCTAATTGTCAACAGACTAAGAAAAACAATTCATTCTTTGTCATGTATTTtgtcatatatatattttttcgtatttatattattatatatccATCACAAGGTCAGCATTTGCTGACAAATTCAACAAATTACAAAAACGACTAATTTGCATCTTAGATTTTGGCCGTAACCTGCTCCTTCATTTCGAGTAAAGCATCTTCAAAGCACTTGGCAAGAAACTCTGGGTCGGGAATAATGTCTTTGGCCACCTGAACTTGCATGTCTGCCCGTCCGGCATAGCTCACCATATTCAAAATGAGTGCCTGCATTATACCAATAGAAATATCAACCATTCACAAACACAACATTAACAAAAGAAAGATACTATTTACATACTAAACACTCTTGACACTCGTATAAAAATACGATTGTTACTAATTAATtgtgtatttaaattattttttaaagaaaaaaaatgtgtgTTTGAATGTTAAGAAAACACTGGTGTCAAACAGTGTTTATTATAAGGTGGAAACTTAAGTACAGTAAAGAAGTTGATAACTGAGAaccgttagatgaaaatttagtcaaatcatttAAATCATTTAACAACTTCAAGTGAAGTTGAAGAGTTTAGAGGGCCGTACATGAGGCAAGGCAGAATTATTTGCCCGCAAGTATGTTACTGGATTTTCTACCATCATGATCTCTTCTTGCGGTCCGACCACGTTTGAGATTGTGAAGGTAGTGTTACAGAGAATCCGGTAATTTAGCCAGCTAGCAAACTGCATTGTATAAACAGCAAACAGCAGTACATGATAGCTGTCCCTGTAATGAGCACAAGTAGCAAAAAGAAGTAGACAAAGGGGGAGAAATTAATTAACCTTTGGACCAAGAGTTGACATTACTAAATCTCCAACTTTGTATGAGAAATGGGCCTCCAAAGACTGTTTCTTTCTGTCGATCATTGCTTTAGCTCTCTTGAGATATGCTAGAGGATCTGAATTGTTGCTTCTGTGATAATATACAGGCAGGAGAAGCATACCGAATTTGTTACCCCACCTTGCTCCTGAATTGCTTTTCATCAGATTGGATAGTTCCTGATCATTTTGATCCACCCACAATATTATTATAGCCTGAGTAGCAGCAACTAAATAAAGTGAAATTGGGCAGAGTAGCTAAACCTGCAGTCCTGGCTGTTTTCTCAGATTAACCATAGCTAAACCTGTTAGCTGAATCCCCTCTTGCACCCCTTACAGAAAGGAACTTTTTAATTAGTTGTCATTGTGTACAAGTGTAcctttgattgttgttggattCTATCTCCAAGATAAGAAtacaaaaatagaaagaagataGGTTTTAGAGAGATTCTAGTTTCTTTCATGagattctattttttatttactatcCCTATCTCTATAACCAAATGAAGTTCTATCTGGAATGTCTGTGTATTTCTATCTAAAAGCAGTGGAATATGAAAAGGAAACATGTTGAAAATATTGGTTTAAACAATTATACAAATGACTTGTACCATTGGGTGCTCGGAAATCCAAATATCTTGATATCCCAGATGATATAACAGCAAATAGAACATCATTTATGGTCTGCAAAACAGCAAGTGCTCGAAATATTATATCTGAATGTTCATAGTGGTCATatacataataaatttatgGTTCATTGGTTATTATGGGTGTTGACAAACACTGCATTATCTCATATTCCCAGTTCCCTGTTCAAATCATTCATCCAATAGTAAAATCTTTAAGTTTGCACATTTTTGTGACGATCCTTACTCTTTTCCGCTACTTAGGCTCTGTATCCACCATGTTATGTTCCATAAACACTGGTTTTAGCTGTCCATTATAGACTGAATATAAATTCAATTCGAACTCAAATATATTCGATCATCCAAAACAAGTTTACTATCCCTTTAAAGTGAATGAATCCATATTCAAAGTCCAAAAACATGAGCACAATATTCAGCTATCATAAGGGTTTGACTGTTAAGTTAGTCTGTTACCACGCAAGGGAGTTGTTAAAACTTAAACGGAAATGCTTGGTAAAAAAACAAATTAGCAAAAACAGTCTAAACTTACTTTAttacaacaattaataaatattaaataaaataagttttaacttattttttatctcTCTAGCattaccaaacttaaaatactGTTATTTCTTAAGAATTTACATCCtctaaattttagttttttattttagaacatAAAGTGGGATCTTTTaccattaaaaatttttctctCATATTTTTTCTTGATCCCACCTATAAAATAAAGGGAATACTCACATGATGAAGATGACATCTTTATATGAAGATGACATTGTGAATCCTTAGATGGTTCGAAAATGtttggtaacaaaaaaaaatcaaccaaaaataGTCATAACTTGCCTTATTTAGTATTCATTAATTGTTGCGACAATTAATGAAAGCTAAATAAGGCAAATTTTGGCTGTTTTTTTTCGTCTCTCTAGATGGTTAATCAAACATATTTAGTCAAACATATCAACTCATCTAATAATTCACAATGCTATCTTCATGTGAAGATATTATTATGGGAGTATCCACCATGAAATAAATGGTAATAGATCatactttactctctaaaataaaattcaaaatttataagGTCTAAATCTATTTCTTAAAATTTGTGTACAATATagttaagatttaaaatttaaattttagaatttaaaaaaggTTGCACTTCTTAACTTTTCCAAAACACATTAGcatttactaattttttatcacaaaatttttaaattagagaGATCTAACCAAAAAAGGATTGTAATAAAAActtgattgaaaattttaaacaacAAATACTAGATTAGCATTTtttgtataatataataatttcattaaagatttttaaattataaaaaatagaattagattATAGAGAACTTCAtaataatatttgatttttttttttttgcaaattgTAATGGCTTgcttataaatttaaaaaattattaaaaaaattaataaacttaTAGAATTGTTCATAATAATTACACCTATTAACTAATATCTAAACCAGGAATAAGtaaaatgataataattataaaatgaTCAGTTTCTGCTTATTCTAAGTTTTTAAAAAAGTTGCTTGAACTTCAGTACTTATAAGCTATTTCCTAGCTTCGAGTTAACAGCTTTCAAGTATAATCCACCTTCATATTTTATCCAAACATATTTAATCTTTAGTCAAACCGAGAAACAATTTTATAAGTTCGTTTAATTTTcgataaatttttgttttccgaaAAAGAATTATTTGTTGCTGTCATGCCTAAACTTTGGCGGCGGGGCAGAGTCAGATAATCAACACAGGTAATGTAATTCAAAATTATTATGGGTCATAAAAATTCAgtcattatatttttattatatataaatatatattattttttaatttaaaaaattaatatttttttaataaattctaattaatatttGACTTTCAACATTctattgcatttgaatttttgtttgaacttatataaaaacatattaatattaattaataacttaaaataatgaaatatgTTAGCCTTATAATactattattttatctttacaCATATTATACCATAAATAATAGATTAAAGATTAGATAGCTTCATAAGTAacctttttgtatttttaatttataaaaaattatagtattaatatttgatataatttttaaaattaaattataatttttaaaaagttatttaaatacttatgaacaaattaaaaaaaattctcttttaattaattttttttattatttttctattaaaataaatatttttaaaattaaaaaattaaatataaaataatttatttataaattatttttaatatatatttattgtttatttttaaaaaaattaattaaattatttattcaaaCTGAAGTTAAGAATTGTTAAAGgactattttttatatatatatatatatatatatatatatatatatatatatatatatattttgagtcaccaaaaaaaaaaaggactaTTTTTTAATGGAAAATTCATATAGTTGAATCTTGAATATAATTATCTAATCCATCCCATATCTTTGGGACAAGTCCGCAAAAGTGTTTGTTTAAAAAATTGGGGAAGCATGGCATGTGATTGGGCTTCTATATTTAGATAAATGATTTTAACAACTTATCGGTTATCACAATTGGGTAGTTTTCAATAAGAAGCATATGTAGCAATTAATATGGATTTCTTTTTGGGTGTCTAAAGCAATTAATATGGATTAATTTAGTTATATTAGTAGTTTGAAGGAtataaaagaaaggaaaggaaataattattatttaattttaccGCAGTGGGAACAGCCGTCTTGACGGTCTTCATGTCTTGGAGGGAAAAGGAGGCAGTAGCAATCTTCCTGGGCCACAACTCAACGCCGGCGCCGCCGCTGAGCGGAGTTTTGCGGTCACGAACACACAGACACCGCAGGATGAACTCTAGGGCAAAGACCAAGCAAAACCAGAGGGTAACCGCAAGATTCCAAAGAATATTCGGCCAGGTGGTGTTGCGAGAgcgagaggaagaagaagaagaagaagaggctATGGTGGGGACAGAGTGTGGATCGTGGAGCTTCCTACAGCAGGCGAGGAGCATAGACATCAAGGAGATGCCGTCGCCAAGGGAGTGGTGGATTCGGAAGATGGCGCAATTGTGAGCCATCAGGATGTGGAGTTCCCACAAGGGTTTCTCCATGCTGAGTCCCTCCGTTGACAAATCGGCAAGATAGGAGTTGACGGCGGAGTCGTGGTCGGCGTCGGAGAGAGGGCGGTCGATGATGAGGACGTGGCGCTCGATGTCAACTTGGGTGGGGCGCCAGTGCTCCCTGCCGCGGCGGTCGCGGACCAAGAGACTGGTGAACCGCGGGTGTTGGAGCATGGCGGACTTCCGGAGCTCAGATTTGACGGAGTCGATGTCGAAAGGGTTCTTGGTTCCAACTACGCAGTGGATTATTTGCCTCATCTCCGGTTGCGCGAACAGCCTCCCCGCCGGTGTtagaggttcatcctcccattCATTACTCCTCCCTCTTCCCATCTCTCTCTTCCCTGCTCCTCTTCTGCTCCTTTGACCTTTAATATCTCTCTAGTCTTTACCTTTCAGATAACCATGctaataataaataacaattcatatatatacatgatattatttttgagcaacaaattaaaaaattaaattttagcaAAAAATCCGACTCACAGCATAATTATTAACAACACTTCTTGAGGTCGATCGACAAGAGTTAGCTAGagtcaaagaaaaaaaaaaatttaggtcGAACTAGAAATGTACAAATAACACATGGGAAATAGATTTGAGATAATTAAACTtgtagaataaataaaataaaataaaaatgtgagTAAGAGATCAATAACTATTTATTATagtatacttttatttttctacaaaTAAAAAAGTCAAAGAATTTCAAATGAACTTTTATTTAACACTTCAAATTATACtaaatttttacaaattttcaGTCACATTGACATTGAAAAAAATCGTAGAATACTAGTACACGAGTGTTTGAAGtcaatttattttgttattttctttggagcattatctttttcttatttctttatttttaattttgtcttattttcaattttcttctttgtttattAGTCTTTtgtctaattttatttatttattacatctttatttaaaatattttggtagcattctttaaatttttttttatataaagtttTGACTTTTGATTCATTTGTATTCACATAATTTTATTGTTTGTAAAACTAGTTTCCACATTACAATTAACTCCCAATTCAAACTTACTTTTTTAAGTGGAGACGTATCTACTTCTTAAATTGAGATCTTGGATACAAATTTGATTAACCTCTCGTATGTTAAAATTAAACCAAAATCAAACGAACGAATTAGCATATTCGATGGAGTGTTAGGTTAAATTGTTATCAAATTTTGCATGCAATTATAAAATGAAAAGTTAATAAATATATCTGATAGAACTTACATTTCGACTGATACGTCAAATAATAACACTGgacaaactaaaaaaaatatcacGAGAGGTTTAGAGGCTGAATCAACCTCTCTAATAGTCAAtgtgaatagaagaataattcCCATAGTTATTACAAAAGGAATTCCCTCGACTACCTTTACTACATGGCATATGTATAGGTTACAATTGAATTATTCTGCattttatgaaaattaaaata
The genomic region above belongs to Arachis stenosperma cultivar V10309 chromosome 5, arast.V10309.gnm1.PFL2, whole genome shotgun sequence and contains:
- the LOC130982424 gene encoding wax ester synthase/diacylglycerol acyltransferase 11-like is translated as MGRGRSNEWEDEPLTPAGRLFAQPEMRQIIHCVVGTKNPFDIDSVKSELRKSAMLQHPRFTSLLVRDRRGREHWRPTQVDIERHVLIIDRPLSDADHDSAVNSYLADLSTEGLSMEKPLWELHILMAHNCAIFRIHHSLGDGISLMSMLLACCRKLHDPHSVPTIASSSSSSSSRSRNTTWPNILWNLAVTLWFCLVFALEFILRCLCVRDRKTPLSGGAGVELWPRKIATASFSLQDMKTVKTAVPTATINDVLFAVISSGISRYLDFRAPNGVQEGIQLTGLAMVNLRKQPGLQELSNLMKSNSGARWGNKFGMLLLPVYYHRSNNSDPLAYLKRAKAMIDRKKQSLEAHFSYKVGDLVMSTLGPKFASWLNYRILCNTTFTISNVVGPQEEIMMVENPVTYLRANNSALPHALILNMVSYAGRADMQVQVAKDIIPDPEFLAKCFEDALLEMKEQVTAKI